In a genomic window of Hyphomicrobiales bacterium:
- a CDS encoding penicillin-binding protein 2 encodes MSKGEIGVVERKDPRRGAANRGEREGGKARVVLTMGFFICCYAAVALRLILLTAAPQTAEAQGYSAEQALNASRPDILDRNGEILATDIKTPSLYADPRQIVDVDDAVDQLTALLPDLDGNQLRADLKSDRAFVFVRREMTPAQQAAVHELGIPGLGFVEESRRIYPAGPTASHILGHVSIDNVGLAGIERYIDSHGLAALQQAGLATGHEQRPLSLSIDLRVQYALRTELVAAQDRFQAKAASGVVLNAHTGEIVALASLPDYDPNDGASALDPDRLNRVTGGVFELGSTLKVFTVAMALDEGTATLNDSYDASKPIRIASFTIDDYHGKHRWLSVPEIFIYSSNIGAARMALDVGVERHQAFLRRLGLIGRLESELPETAAPLVPAKWSEITTMTAAFGHGISVTPLQVASGVAALVNGGYLVSPTLLPRSRSEARAQAVPVVKERTSRAMRYLMRLNVEAGTATKADIEGFRLGGKTGTAEKIVNGTYARNKLLTSFVGVFPSDDPEFVVLVVLDEPHGTAETRGYATAGWNAAPTTARIVGRIAPMLGVAPRFDRPEGGATRAIQVSY; translated from the coding sequence GGTGGAACGCAAGGATCCGAGGCGGGGGGCCGCGAACCGGGGCGAGAGGGAAGGGGGCAAGGCCCGGGTCGTTCTGACCATGGGCTTCTTCATCTGTTGCTATGCGGCGGTTGCATTGCGGCTAATCCTGTTGACGGCCGCGCCGCAAACGGCCGAGGCGCAGGGTTACAGCGCCGAGCAGGCGCTAAACGCCAGCCGTCCCGACATCCTCGACCGCAACGGCGAGATTCTGGCCACCGACATCAAGACGCCATCCCTTTACGCCGACCCGCGCCAAATCGTCGACGTCGACGATGCCGTCGATCAGCTCACCGCGCTGCTGCCCGATCTCGACGGCAACCAGCTGCGCGCGGACCTCAAGTCGGACCGCGCCTTCGTGTTCGTGCGCCGCGAGATGACTCCGGCGCAACAGGCGGCAGTGCATGAATTGGGCATCCCGGGCCTCGGCTTCGTTGAGGAAAGCCGACGCATCTATCCCGCAGGCCCGACGGCAAGCCATATTCTCGGCCATGTCAGCATCGACAATGTGGGGCTTGCCGGTATCGAGAGGTATATCGATTCACATGGTCTTGCGGCGCTTCAACAGGCGGGTTTGGCAACCGGCCACGAACAACGGCCGCTCAGCCTTTCAATCGATCTCCGGGTTCAGTATGCGCTACGAACCGAGCTTGTTGCAGCGCAGGACAGGTTCCAGGCCAAGGCGGCGAGCGGCGTCGTGCTCAACGCCCACACCGGCGAGATCGTTGCCCTGGCTTCGCTGCCCGACTACGACCCCAATGACGGCGCCAGCGCGCTCGATCCCGACCGGCTCAACCGGGTCACCGGCGGCGTCTTCGAATTGGGCTCGACGCTGAAGGTGTTCACTGTCGCCATGGCACTCGACGAGGGCACGGCAACGCTGAACGATTCCTATGACGCCAGCAAACCGATCCGCATCGCCTCCTTTACGATCGACGATTATCACGGCAAGCATCGCTGGCTTAGCGTTCCGGAAATCTTCATCTATTCGTCCAATATCGGCGCGGCGCGGATGGCGCTCGACGTCGGCGTCGAGCGCCACCAGGCGTTCTTGCGCCGCCTCGGCCTCATCGGCCGGCTCGAGAGTGAGCTGCCCGAAACGGCAGCGCCGCTAGTGCCCGCCAAATGGAGCGAGATCACCACGATGACGGCAGCCTTCGGCCACGGCATCTCCGTGACGCCACTGCAGGTGGCAAGCGGCGTCGCAGCGCTGGTCAATGGGGGTTATCTCGTGTCCCCGACCTTGCTGCCCCGCAGCCGTAGCGAGGCACGGGCGCAGGCCGTGCCCGTGGTCAAGGAACGCACCAGCCGGGCGATGCGCTATCTCATGCGCCTCAACGTGGAGGCCGGAACCGCGACAAAGGCCGACATCGAGGGCTTTCGCCTGGGCGGTAAGACTGGCACGGCCGAGAAGATTGTGAATGGCACGTATGCACGCAACAAGCTCTTGACCTCGTTCGTCGGCGTCTTTCCGAGCGACGATCCGGAATTTGTCGTGCTCGTTGTGCTTGACGAACCGCATGGAACGGCGGAAACCAGGGGCTATGCGACTGCCGGGTGGAACGCGGCGCCGACCACCGCGCGCATCGTCGGGCGGATCGCGCCGATGCTAGGCGTTGCGCCGCGCTTCGATCGCCCGGAGGGTGGTGCCACGCGGGCGATACAGGTGTCTTACTGA